A region of the Conyzicola lurida genome:
TGGTGAGCCTCGACACCGTCATCGAGACGATGCGGCAAACCGGAATCGACATGTCTACGAAGTACAAGGAGACAAGCGAGGGTGGCCTCGCTGTGAACGTGATCGAGTGCTGACACCCCGCGCCCCCCGGTAAGGGGTATGGTTATGCCTCTCTCAAAAGGTTACGTTTGCACTCTATTCTCGAGATGCCGCGCGGGGGGCCCACGGCATCCTTATTTTTGTGAGGTGATGCAATGGCAACCCTCACCGAAATTCTGATTCTGCGCGGAGTCGTCCCCATCGAAAATCTTGACTCCATCTCGGGTGCCTGGGGTGAAGACGAAGACGCCGTCAAGGCGCTCGTCGACAAAGGCATAGTCACCGAGGTGCAGGTTGCCTCGGCGCGTGCCGCCCAGGCCGAGCTGCCGTTCGTCGAGTTGATGGAGTTCCCGGTCGATCGAACGGCCGTCTCGCTCGTTCCCGCGGCCATGTGCCGGCGGTACCAGATCCTGCCGATCGGAATCATCGGCGACATCCTGACTCTGGCAATGGTCGACCCGGGTGACGTCTTCGCCATCGACGACGTGCGCGCCGCGGCCCGCATGCAGATCCGCCCTGTCGTCGCCGCGCCCAGCGACCTGCGCCAGGCGATCGACCGCTACCACCGCGCCGACGGCGAGCTGAGCGACCTCACCACCGCCCTCGAAGAAGAGAGCAGCACGACCGACGTCGTGATGGCGGGCGAGAACGACTCGATGGAAGACGACGCGCCCATCGTGCGTTTCGTCAACCTGCTGATCAGCCAAGGCATCCAGGACAAGGCGTCCGACATCCACATCGAGCCGGGCGAGCGCGAAGTGCACGTGCGCTACCGCATCGACGGCGTGCTGCACCAGATGCAGTCGGCGCCCAAGGCGATTCAGAACGGCGTCATCTCCCGCCTGAAGATCATGAGCGAGATCGACATCGCCGAACGACGCAAACCACAAGACGGCCGGATGTCGGTGACCCACGGTGGCCGGAAGATCGACCTCCGCGTCGCGACCTTGCCGACCGTCTGGGGCGAGAAGGTCGTTATGCGAATTCTCGACACCTCGTCGACGACCGTGTCGATGGACAACCTCGCGCTGCTGCCGCGCAACATGGCCGCGTACAAGTCGTCGTACACGAAGCCGTACGGCATGATCCTCGTCACCGGTCCGACGGGTTCGGGTAAGTCGACGACCCTGTACACGACCCTCGGCGCCGTGGCCCGGCCCGAGATCAACGTCATCACGGTCGAAGACCCGGTGGAATACCGCATGCCGGGCATCAACCAGGTGCAGGTCAACGCCAAGGCGGGCCTCACGTTCGCGTCGGCGCTGCGCTCCATCCTGCGTTCCGACCCC
Encoded here:
- a CDS encoding GspE/PulE family protein, translated to MATLTEILILRGVVPIENLDSISGAWGEDEDAVKALVDKGIVTEVQVASARAAQAELPFVELMEFPVDRTAVSLVPAAMCRRYQILPIGIIGDILTLAMVDPGDVFAIDDVRAAARMQIRPVVAAPSDLRQAIDRYHRADGELSDLTTALEEESSTTDVVMAGENDSMEDDAPIVRFVNLLISQGIQDKASDIHIEPGEREVHVRYRIDGVLHQMQSAPKAIQNGVISRLKIMSEIDIAERRKPQDGRMSVTHGGRKIDLRVATLPTVWGEKVVMRILDTSSTTVSMDNLALLPRNMAAYKSSYTKPYGMILVTGPTGSGKSTTLYTTLGAVARPEINVITVEDPVEYRMPGINQVQVNAKAGLTFASALRSILRSDPDVVLIGEIRDHETAQIAIEASLTGHLVLSTLHTNDAPSAITRLTEMDIEPFLVGSALDCVVAQRLARRLCDRCKAPYQHDPEQLAALRFAFDPNRPPPTLYKPVGCTNCSNTGYRGRIALHEVMMVTEQIERLAVARASSAEIGKVAMEQGLIPLRWDGWAKVQMGLTSVEEIMRVVV